One stretch of Sulfuricystis multivorans DNA includes these proteins:
- the rnhB gene encoding ribonuclease HII — MICGVDEAGRGPLAGPVVAAAVILDPTRPIDGLADSKKLTPAKRARLADAIRAKALAWHVAVASVEEIDTLNILQATLLAMQRAVAGLAIRPHEVLIDGNRCPSLDIPARAIVGGDATVASISAASILAKTARDAIMLDLHARHPQYGFDRHMGYGTAEHLAALRAHGPCRAHRKSFAPVRQFELFA, encoded by the coding sequence ATGATTTGCGGTGTCGACGAAGCGGGCAGGGGGCCCTTGGCGGGCCCGGTCGTCGCCGCGGCGGTGATCCTCGATCCAACTCGTCCCATCGATGGTCTGGCCGACTCGAAAAAACTGACGCCGGCCAAGCGGGCAAGGCTCGCCGATGCGATTCGCGCCAAGGCATTGGCCTGGCATGTCGCGGTAGCGAGCGTCGAGGAAATCGACACGCTCAATATCCTGCAGGCGACGTTGCTGGCGATGCAGCGCGCGGTCGCGGGTCTGGCCATTCGGCCCCACGAAGTGTTGATCGATGGCAACCGCTGCCCATCGCTCGACATCCCAGCCCGCGCGATCGTCGGCGGCGACGCCACGGTGGCATCGATCTCGGCCGCCTCGATCCTCGCCAAGACGGCGCGCGACGCCATCATGCTCGACTTGCACGCACGCCATCCGCAATATGGTTTCGATCGCCACATGGGCTACGGCACCGCGGAACATCTCGCGGCATTGCGCGCGCATGGGCCCTGTCGAGCGCATCGCAAGAGCTTTGCGCCGGTGCGCCAATTCGAGCTATTCGCATGA
- a CDS encoding TrmH family RNA methyltransferase produces MKTITSRDNPTFKDLHDLAVTARRQKREGRALLEGPHLVAAALDHGVVPELVAVAEEALDHPEIAALLVRIPGVPVLCLRSTLFREVSELKTPVGILARIAVPKVTKAGGAVSSAPSLRTGTAGDCLLLDAIQDAGNVGTLLRTAAAAGVRDVLLGPGCAGAWTQRVLRAAQGAHFSLAIHENVDLAAFVQSFSGRSLAAVAHGGESLYALDFSQPTAWLFGNEGAGLSPDLVALATKRATIPLAPDSESLNVAAAAAVCLFEMRRQREFG; encoded by the coding sequence ATGAAGACGATCACCTCACGTGACAATCCGACGTTCAAGGATCTGCACGATCTCGCCGTCACCGCGCGACGGCAGAAGCGTGAAGGCCGCGCACTCTTGGAGGGCCCTCATCTGGTTGCCGCGGCGCTCGATCATGGCGTGGTTCCCGAGCTCGTCGCCGTGGCGGAAGAAGCCCTCGATCATCCCGAGATCGCCGCCCTGCTGGTGCGCATTCCCGGCGTTCCGGTGCTTTGCCTGCGCAGCACACTGTTCCGTGAGGTGAGCGAATTGAAGACGCCAGTCGGCATCCTGGCTCGCATTGCCGTGCCGAAGGTGACGAAAGCCGGGGGTGCCGTCTCGTCAGCTCCAAGTTTGCGCACGGGGACGGCTGGTGACTGTCTGCTGCTCGACGCGATACAGGATGCAGGCAATGTCGGCACGCTGCTGCGCACCGCGGCAGCGGCCGGCGTGCGCGACGTGCTGCTCGGCCCAGGTTGCGCCGGTGCCTGGACGCAGCGCGTGCTGCGTGCCGCGCAGGGTGCGCATTTTTCGCTCGCCATCCATGAGAACGTCGATCTCGCTGCTTTCGTGCAAAGCTTTTCCGGTCGGTCGCTGGCAGCCGTTGCACATGGCGGCGAGTCGTTGTATGCGCTCGATTTCTCTCAACCGACCGCATGGCTGTTCGGCAACGAGGGGGCGGGGCTCTCCCCCGACCTCGTGGCCTTGGCCACGAAGCGCGCAACGATTCCGCTCGCCCCGGACAGCGAATCGCTCAACGTCGCCGCTGCGGCGGCGGTGTGCCTGTTCGAGATGCGCCGCCAGCGAGAATTCGGGTAA
- a CDS encoding NfeD family protein, with the protein MDLAWWHWAVGGIVLIVAELVVPSFVLIWFGAGALVVALAVALADLTLTAQLGLWLIVSLVLVAAWFKVFKPGMHKTKVGMADAGVIGEVGVLVHEVAPFHKGKVRFQKPVLGDDVWVCIADEEIKSGERVRVLAIEGSLLKVGRV; encoded by the coding sequence ATGGACCTTGCATGGTGGCACTGGGCGGTGGGCGGCATCGTGTTGATCGTCGCCGAGCTCGTCGTGCCCTCGTTCGTGCTGATCTGGTTCGGTGCCGGGGCGCTCGTCGTCGCATTGGCCGTAGCGCTGGCCGATTTGACGCTCACCGCACAGCTCGGGCTGTGGCTGATCGTCTCGCTGGTGCTGGTCGCGGCCTGGTTCAAGGTGTTCAAGCCGGGCATGCACAAGACGAAGGTTGGCATGGCCGATGCGGGCGTGATTGGCGAGGTCGGCGTGCTGGTGCATGAGGTAGCGCCGTTCCATAAGGGCAAGGTGCGTTTCCAGAAGCCGGTGCTCGGCGACGATGTATGGGTTTGCATTGCCGACGAGGAAATCAAAAGCGGCGAACGCGTCCGGGTGCTCGCGATCGAAGGCAGTTTGTTGAAAGTCGGGAGGGTTTGA
- a CDS encoding SPFH domain-containing protein: MDVMIFVVALLVFTGITLAKGIRIVPQGEEWIVERLGKYHGTLHPGLNIIIPYLDQVRYKLVTKDIILDVQEQEVITRDNAVIVTNAIAFIKVTDPIKAVYGVTDFAEAIRNMIMTTLRSIIGEMNLDEALSNRDKIKARLRESIADEAIDWGLTVKSVEIQDIKPSPSMQKAMEMQAAAERERKAMVTKSEGEKQSMILQAEARLESARRDAEAQVTLAEASAEAIKRVSQAIGDNEGPMRYMLGEKYILAMTKLADSHNAKTILIPGDLQETIRAVLGRKA, encoded by the coding sequence ATGGATGTGATGATCTTCGTCGTCGCGCTGCTGGTCTTTACCGGCATCACGCTCGCCAAGGGCATCCGCATCGTGCCGCAGGGAGAGGAGTGGATCGTCGAACGGCTCGGCAAGTACCACGGCACCTTGCACCCAGGCTTGAACATCATCATTCCATACCTGGATCAGGTGCGTTACAAGCTCGTCACCAAGGACATCATCCTCGACGTGCAGGAGCAGGAGGTGATCACGCGTGACAATGCGGTGATCGTCACCAATGCGATCGCCTTCATCAAGGTCACCGATCCGATCAAAGCGGTCTATGGGGTGACCGACTTCGCCGAGGCGATCCGCAACATGATCATGACCACGCTGCGCTCGATCATCGGCGAGATGAATCTCGACGAGGCGCTCTCGAACCGCGACAAGATCAAGGCAAGGTTACGCGAGAGCATTGCCGACGAAGCGATCGACTGGGGGCTGACGGTCAAATCCGTCGAGATCCAGGACATCAAGCCCAGCCCATCGATGCAGAAGGCGATGGAGATGCAGGCCGCCGCGGAGCGCGAAAGGAAGGCGATGGTGACCAAATCCGAGGGCGAGAAGCAGTCGATGATCCTGCAGGCCGAGGCGCGCCTCGAATCGGCGCGCCGCGACGCCGAGGCGCAAGTGACGCTGGCCGAGGCGTCCGCCGAGGCGATCAAGCGGGTCAGCCAGGCGATCGGCGACAACGAAGGGCCGATGCGCTACATGCTCGGCGAGAAATACATCCTGGCGATGACGAAGCTCGCCGATTCTCATAACGCGAAGACGATCCTGATTCCTGGCGACCTGCAGGAGACGATCCGCGCCGTGCTGGGCAGGAAAGCTTAG
- a CDS encoding CysB family HTH-type transcriptional regulator, which translates to MKLQQLRYLYEIARHDLNVSEAASALYTSQPGVSKQVALLEEELGVTIFTRKGKRLTGITEPGRHVLAIVGRILDETRNLKRVGEDYANESSGTLSVATTHTQARYLLPAVVKGFMERHPQVRLRLQEGNPIQVASWVADGTADLGIATEALAEHPRLIALPCYQWSHLVITPRNHPLLAHKDITLAMLAEWPLITYDPTFTGRTKIDRAFDRAGVAPNVVLTAIDSDVIKTYVALGLGIGIIAAMAFDSTRDTDIVALSANNLFETNTTRLAIRKGAWLRRYDFDFIELFAPHLTRRVIEATLRGDGEDPGL; encoded by the coding sequence ATGAAACTGCAACAACTGCGCTATCTGTACGAAATAGCGCGCCATGACCTCAATGTTTCCGAGGCGGCAAGCGCTCTTTACACCTCACAGCCAGGGGTTTCGAAGCAAGTGGCTTTGCTGGAGGAGGAGCTTGGCGTAACCATCTTCACCCGCAAGGGCAAACGTTTGACGGGCATCACCGAGCCAGGTCGTCATGTGCTCGCCATCGTCGGCCGCATACTCGATGAGACCCGTAATCTCAAGCGCGTCGGCGAAGACTACGCCAATGAATCCAGCGGTACTCTGAGTGTGGCAACCACGCACACTCAGGCACGCTACCTACTGCCGGCGGTGGTGAAAGGTTTCATGGAAAGACACCCTCAGGTGCGCTTACGTTTACAGGAGGGCAATCCGATCCAAGTGGCAAGCTGGGTGGCAGATGGCACGGCCGACCTGGGAATAGCTACAGAGGCATTGGCGGAACACCCACGCCTCATCGCATTGCCTTGCTACCAATGGTCGCATCTCGTCATTACACCCCGGAATCATCCGCTACTGGCGCACAAAGACATCACTCTCGCCATGCTTGCCGAGTGGCCGCTGATCACATACGACCCGACCTTCACGGGCCGCACCAAGATCGATCGCGCTTTCGACCGGGCGGGCGTTGCGCCGAATGTCGTATTGACCGCCATCGATTCCGATGTCATCAAGACCTATGTCGCCTTGGGGCTGGGCATCGGCATCATCGCTGCGATGGCTTTCGATTCGACACGCGACACGGACATCGTCGCCCTGTCTGCGAATAACTTGTTTGAGACCAATACCACCCGGTTAGCCATTCGCAAAGGGGCTTGGCTACGTCGCTACGATTTCGATTTCATCGAACTCTTTGCTCCGCACCTGACACGCCGTGTCATCGAGGCTACGCTACGCGGTGACGGCGAGGATCCGGGCCTCTGA
- a CDS encoding sulfite exporter TauE/SafE family protein, with protein sequence MELAQIISGFAVGTLVGITGVGGGALMTPLLVLLFGVAPITAVGTDLLYAALTKTGGAIIHARYGHIEWRIVGRLALGSLPAAVLALLFVHHFVPGGLGNAHQTIRFFLGLALLFTAAAMILRLRLLARGKGGNRVTRDRAWPTVLAGTVLGILVALSSVGAGALGVTALFFLYPGLSPIRIVGADIAHAVPLTLVAGLGHWWWGNIDWSLLSALLVGSLPGVWLGSHLAPRIPEVFLRAALAVLLVFAGGKLITN encoded by the coding sequence GTGGAACTTGCGCAAATCATTTCGGGTTTTGCCGTTGGCACCCTAGTCGGGATTACCGGCGTGGGTGGCGGCGCGTTGATGACACCGCTGCTGGTGCTGCTGTTTGGCGTTGCACCCATCACGGCAGTGGGCACCGACCTACTGTATGCGGCGCTCACCAAGACTGGCGGCGCCATCATCCATGCGCGCTATGGCCATATCGAATGGCGCATCGTCGGTCGCCTCGCGCTGGGCAGCCTGCCGGCAGCGGTGCTTGCTCTCCTGTTCGTCCATCATTTCGTCCCGGGCGGCCTCGGCAACGCCCACCAGACCATTCGTTTTTTTCTCGGTCTGGCTTTGCTGTTTACCGCCGCGGCAATGATTTTGCGGCTTCGCCTGTTGGCCAGGGGAAAGGGCGGCAATCGGGTGACTCGGGATCGAGCGTGGCCGACGGTGCTGGCCGGCACCGTGCTCGGCATCCTCGTCGCTCTGTCATCCGTCGGTGCCGGTGCTCTCGGCGTCACGGCGCTGTTCTTTCTTTACCCGGGACTATCACCGATCCGCATTGTCGGCGCCGACATAGCTCATGCGGTCCCACTGACGCTGGTGGCCGGACTGGGGCACTGGTGGTGGGGAAACATCGACTGGTCGTTACTGAGCGCTTTGCTGGTCGGCTCATTGCCCGGCGTCTGGCTTGGCAGCCATCTGGCGCCGCGCATACCGGAGGTTTTTCTCCGCGCTGCCTTGGCGGTTTTGCTCGTGTTTGCCGGCGGCAAGCTCATTACTAACTGA
- a CDS encoding nitrite/sulfite reductase has translation MYAYNDIDRRIVAERVTQFRDQTRRYLAGELTEDQFRPLRLQNGLYYEKHNPLLRIAIPYGQLSSKQLRTLARITRIYDRGYGHFTTRHNLQLNWVRVDRVPEILAELAEVDMHSIQSCGNCIRVVTADPLAGVSPSEIADPRPWAELFRQWATLHPEFATLPRKFKVAFSGGPDDAASTRIHDLGFEMLKDTAGNPGFRVWAGGGLGRTPILGRMVRDFLPAAELLNYSEALLRVYNLQGRRDNLYKSRLKVLVQSLGAEEFSRRVEAEWTHLRGGPLTLTPERIAAVMAHFAAPAYENLPHCDARFELARRSDKGFAAWVASNVHAHRVPGYAAVTLSLKRPGKAPGDASAQTMEAAADLAERFGFGELRTSQTQNLILPDVKKSDLYNLWQEAKKFGLATATVGLLADVVACPGGDYCSLAYARTLPVVAEIQARFSSQTELADIGPLRLNISGCVNACGHHHVGDIGILGINKAGEEHYQIILGGRSTAPAAIGKVIGPSVSAAEVPEVVARIVAHYRACRYPKENFSDTLRRIGISSFMSAAYAIEEQTFDNEREVANG, from the coding sequence ATGTATGCCTACAACGATATCGATCGTCGCATTGTCGCTGAACGTGTAACTCAGTTCCGCGATCAAACGCGCCGCTATCTAGCCGGCGAATTGACCGAGGACCAGTTCCGCCCGTTGCGGCTGCAAAACGGGCTCTATTACGAGAAACACAACCCTTTGCTGCGCATTGCGATTCCCTACGGACAATTGTCTAGCAAGCAACTGAGAACGCTGGCGCGCATCACCCGTATCTATGATCGTGGTTATGGTCACTTCACCACACGCCACAACTTGCAACTCAACTGGGTGCGCGTCGATCGGGTACCTGAGATTCTCGCCGAACTGGCCGAGGTCGACATGCATTCGATACAAAGCTGCGGAAACTGCATCCGCGTGGTGACCGCCGATCCTCTTGCCGGCGTTTCGCCCTCGGAAATTGCCGATCCACGCCCTTGGGCTGAGTTGTTCCGCCAATGGGCGACACTGCATCCTGAATTCGCCACTTTGCCACGCAAATTCAAGGTGGCGTTCTCAGGTGGGCCGGATGACGCAGCGAGCACCCGCATTCATGATCTTGGTTTCGAAATGCTCAAGGATACTGCCGGCAATCCTGGTTTTCGCGTTTGGGCCGGAGGTGGTCTTGGGCGTACTCCCATCCTCGGACGGATGGTTCGCGACTTTCTGCCGGCAGCTGAGCTGCTGAACTACAGCGAAGCGTTACTGCGTGTCTATAACCTGCAGGGCCGGCGCGACAATCTTTACAAATCGCGTCTCAAAGTTCTTGTCCAATCGCTGGGCGCGGAGGAGTTTTCCAGGCGCGTGGAGGCAGAGTGGACGCATTTGCGTGGCGGTCCGCTGACGCTGACTCCGGAACGGATCGCTGCCGTCATGGCTCATTTTGCCGCTCCCGCCTATGAAAACCTGCCGCATTGCGATGCACGCTTCGAGCTCGCACGGCGTTCGGACAAAGGTTTTGCTGCCTGGGTCGCCAGCAATGTCCATGCGCATCGTGTGCCCGGCTATGCTGCCGTCACGTTGTCGCTCAAGCGCCCGGGGAAAGCGCCTGGGGATGCATCGGCACAGACGATGGAAGCAGCGGCCGATCTTGCCGAACGCTTTGGTTTTGGCGAGCTGCGCACGTCACAAACCCAGAATCTGATTCTGCCCGACGTGAAGAAAAGTGATCTTTATAACCTCTGGCAGGAAGCGAAAAAATTCGGGCTGGCGACCGCGACGGTGGGGCTGCTCGCCGATGTCGTCGCCTGCCCAGGCGGCGATTACTGCTCGCTGGCATATGCACGCACGCTACCCGTGGTGGCGGAAATCCAGGCGCGTTTTTCCAGCCAGACGGAGCTGGCTGACATAGGTCCGCTGCGGCTCAACATTTCAGGCTGCGTCAATGCTTGCGGCCACCACCATGTGGGTGACATAGGCATCCTTGGTATCAACAAGGCCGGCGAAGAGCACTACCAGATCATCCTTGGGGGCAGGAGTACCGCGCCAGCTGCCATCGGCAAAGTAATTGGCCCATCGGTATCTGCCGCTGAGGTGCCCGAGGTCGTGGCGCGAATCGTTGCGCACTACCGTGCCTGTCGATACCCCAAGGAAAACTTCAGCGACACACTGCGACGTATCGGTATCAGCAGCTTCATGTCTGCCGCATACGCAATTGAAGAGCAAACTTTTGATAATGAAAGAGAGGTTGCAAATGGCTAA
- a CDS encoding DUF934 domain-containing protein: MKSKLLIMKERLQMAKLIKRRAVVANDWNILTLAEGTPPAAARLPYGDVLVPLAVWQARKWDLIQRQWNDGGQGNRLGIWLAPTDDPLTLAGDLEDLDVIAVHFPAVGDGRGYSIARMLRSRLGYRGELRAIGAVERDYLHFLERVGFDAFEIEGDESVLDSFDTFSVAYQPTTIPGSWQHEVAA; encoded by the coding sequence TTGAAGAGCAAACTTTTGATAATGAAAGAGAGGTTGCAAATGGCTAAGTTGATCAAGCGACGCGCCGTCGTCGCGAACGACTGGAACATCCTGACCCTTGCCGAAGGTACGCCCCCCGCCGCAGCCAGGCTACCCTATGGCGACGTGTTGGTGCCGCTCGCCGTCTGGCAGGCGCGCAAATGGGATTTGATCCAGCGGCAATGGAATGATGGCGGCCAGGGTAATCGGCTTGGGATATGGCTGGCGCCTACGGATGATCCTTTGACCCTTGCCGGCGATCTTGAAGACTTGGACGTGATTGCCGTGCATTTCCCGGCCGTGGGCGACGGTCGCGGCTATTCGATTGCCCGCATGCTGCGCTCGCGCCTCGGCTATCGCGGCGAGTTGCGTGCCATCGGCGCCGTGGAGCGCGATTATCTGCATTTTCTGGAACGGGTGGGCTTCGATGCTTTCGAAATAGAGGGAGACGAAAGCGTGCTGGATTCTTTCGACACCTTTAGTGTCGCTTACCAACCCACTACGATCCCAGGATCTTGGCAACATGAGGTAGCGGCATGA
- a CDS encoding phosphoadenylyl-sulfate reductase — MKREDFLDSYEDSTGDLAERAAEVARLLSAAARDFAPVVFASSLGAEDMVLTDLIWRQDIGIEIFTIDTGRLPTETHDLIARTERHYGRRIEICHPDAEQLALFVRTYGINGFYDSIEARKACCQARKVEPLRRKLAGKKAWVTGLRAEQSITRNSLRRIDYDFAFDLVKFNPLVDWSEREVWAYLHLHNVPYNALHDRHYPSIGCAPCTRAIQPGEDIRAGRWWWESPITKECGLHLVEGRLMRKACTDETLEIVTREAA; from the coding sequence ATGAAACGCGAAGATTTCTTGGATTCCTATGAAGATTCCACCGGCGACCTCGCAGAGCGGGCAGCCGAGGTGGCTCGTTTATTGAGCGCGGCCGCCCGCGACTTCGCGCCCGTAGTTTTTGCCAGCAGCCTCGGCGCCGAAGACATGGTGCTTACTGACTTGATCTGGCGCCAAGACATTGGCATCGAGATCTTCACCATCGATACCGGTCGGCTACCCACCGAAACTCATGATCTGATCGCCAGGACAGAACGGCACTATGGCCGCCGCATCGAGATCTGCCATCCCGATGCCGAGCAGCTGGCGCTGTTCGTTCGTACCTACGGCATCAATGGCTTCTACGATTCCATCGAGGCACGCAAGGCTTGCTGTCAAGCGCGCAAGGTCGAGCCCTTGCGCAGGAAACTTGCGGGCAAGAAGGCATGGGTCACGGGCTTGCGCGCTGAACAGTCTATTACCCGTAACAGCCTGCGGCGCATTGACTATGACTTCGCCTTCGATCTCGTAAAGTTCAACCCGCTTGTCGACTGGAGCGAGCGTGAAGTCTGGGCCTACCTGCATTTGCATAATGTTCCCTATAACGCACTGCATGACCGACATTATCCGAGTATCGGCTGCGCACCATGCACGCGCGCCATTCAACCCGGCGAGGACATTCGCGCCGGACGTTGGTGGTGGGAATCCCCCATTACGAAGGAGTGTGGCCTGCACCTGGTCGAAGGTCGTCTGATGCGCAAAGCCTGCACTGACGAGACGTTAGAGATCGTTACGCGGGAGGCGGCATGA
- the cysD gene encoding sulfate adenylyltransferase subunit CysD: MTFAIMGQHTLNHLDWLEAEAIHILREVAGQCAHPVLLFSGGKDSIVLLRLAEKAFRPGRFPFPLMHIDTGHNFPEVIEFRDHRVAELGERLIVRSVEDSIARGTVVLRSAEESRNKHQSVTLLEAIEEFGFDACIGGARRDEEKARAKERIFSFRDAFGQWDPKNQRAELWNLYNARVHPGEHMRVFPISNWTELDVWQYIARENLEVPTIYFAHLRPVIRRRGLLLPITPLTPLQEDEKAENLSVRFRTVGDITCTAAVESHADSVDKIIAETAAASITERGATRLDDQATEAAMEQRKKEGYF; this comes from the coding sequence ATGACTTTCGCAATCATGGGTCAGCACACCCTCAATCATCTCGATTGGCTGGAGGCGGAGGCGATCCATATTTTGCGCGAAGTGGCTGGGCAGTGTGCTCATCCTGTCCTACTGTTTTCCGGTGGCAAGGATTCGATCGTGTTGCTGCGCCTCGCGGAAAAGGCGTTTCGCCCTGGCCGCTTTCCATTTCCGCTGATGCATATCGATACGGGTCACAATTTTCCTGAGGTGATCGAGTTCCGCGACCATCGCGTCGCCGAGTTGGGCGAACGACTGATCGTGCGTTCGGTGGAGGATTCGATCGCGCGCGGTACTGTGGTGTTGCGTTCGGCTGAGGAGTCGCGTAACAAGCACCAATCGGTGACATTACTCGAAGCCATCGAGGAGTTCGGCTTCGATGCCTGCATCGGTGGCGCACGGCGCGATGAGGAGAAAGCACGCGCCAAGGAGCGGATCTTCTCGTTTCGCGATGCCTTCGGACAATGGGATCCGAAGAATCAGCGAGCGGAACTCTGGAATCTCTACAATGCCAGAGTCCACCCAGGCGAACACATGCGCGTCTTCCCGATTTCGAACTGGACTGAGCTCGACGTTTGGCAATACATTGCGCGTGAAAACCTGGAAGTGCCAACCATATATTTTGCTCATCTTCGACCGGTCATACGCCGCAGAGGGCTGCTGTTGCCGATCACCCCGCTTACCCCGCTGCAAGAGGACGAGAAGGCAGAAAACCTTTCGGTGCGTTTTCGTACCGTCGGCGATATCACTTGCACGGCTGCGGTCGAATCGCATGCCGATAGCGTCGACAAAATCATTGCCGAGACAGCGGCTGCTAGCATTACCGAGCGCGGCGCCACGCGCCTCGACGATCAAGCCACGGAAGCAGCCATGGAGCAACGTAAAAAGGAAGGATACTTTTGA
- a CDS encoding sulfate adenylyltransferase subunit 1, which translates to MGAAELFDQGAPALDNGLLRFMTCGSVDDGKSTLIGRLLYDSKAILADTLHAIAKTSRKRGLSAVDLSLLTDGLVAEREQGITIDVAYRYFSTGTRKYIIADAPGHEQYTRNMVTAASTADLAIILVDARKGVLPQTRRHSAIARLLGIPQLVVAVNKMDLVGYDEDVFARLRADYLDCAHRLGIDDVSFVPISALEGDMIVERGERLGWYRGPTLLEILEAAPGAGTVACDERFRFPVQYVCRPQQSDGSFRGYMGRIESGSVAVGDRVEILPAGLVTHIKDIRLYGRSLPSAVAGQSVTLLVEDEIDVSRGDMIVKPDERPLSSALLKADLCWLSGSPLDPMRRYLIRHTTREVPARLAGIDYRLDITTLRHVDTSHIGMNDIVRVGFRLGRPIFVDRYADNRATGAFIVIDPSTNDTVGAGMIV; encoded by the coding sequence ATGGGGGCTGCGGAACTTTTCGATCAAGGCGCTCCGGCGCTTGACAACGGCCTATTGCGCTTTATGACTTGCGGTAGTGTCGACGACGGCAAAAGCACACTGATCGGCCGATTGCTCTATGACAGCAAGGCGATCCTTGCCGACACGCTGCACGCCATTGCCAAAACCTCTCGGAAGCGAGGACTCTCGGCCGTTGATCTCTCGTTGCTTACCGACGGTCTTGTCGCCGAGCGCGAGCAGGGAATTACCATCGACGTTGCCTATCGTTACTTCAGTACCGGCACGCGCAAATACATTATCGCCGACGCGCCCGGCCACGAGCAGTACACTCGCAACATGGTTACTGCCGCATCCACGGCTGACCTGGCGATCATTCTCGTCGATGCACGGAAGGGCGTATTGCCGCAGACGCGTCGCCATTCGGCCATCGCGCGTCTGTTGGGTATTCCGCAGCTCGTCGTCGCGGTGAATAAGATGGATTTGGTCGGTTATGACGAAGATGTATTCGCGCGTCTGCGCGCCGACTATCTCGACTGTGCCCATCGTCTCGGCATCGATGATGTGTCGTTCGTTCCGATCTCGGCCCTTGAGGGCGACATGATCGTCGAACGCGGCGAGCGACTTGGCTGGTATCGCGGTCCGACCTTACTGGAGATTCTCGAAGCTGCGCCGGGTGCCGGCACCGTGGCATGCGACGAACGTTTTCGCTTCCCGGTGCAATATGTATGTCGACCTCAGCAGAGCGACGGTAGTTTTCGCGGTTACATGGGGCGTATCGAATCCGGCTCGGTCGCTGTCGGCGATCGGGTGGAAATCCTGCCTGCGGGTCTCGTCACCCATATCAAAGATATTCGGCTGTATGGTCGCTCACTGCCGTCGGCTGTCGCTGGTCAGTCGGTCACATTGCTAGTGGAGGATGAGATCGACGTCTCACGAGGCGATATGATCGTCAAACCTGACGAACGACCGCTGTCCTCCGCGTTGCTGAAGGCCGACCTTTGCTGGTTGTCTGGATCTCCCCTTGATCCAATGCGACGTTACCTGATCCGCCACACGACACGCGAGGTGCCGGCCCGACTCGCGGGTATCGACTACCGGCTGGACATCACCACCCTGAGGCATGTGGATACCAGCCACATCGGCATGAACGACATCGTCCGGGTAGGCTTCCGTCTTGGCCGTCCGATCTTCGTCGATCGATATGCGGACAACCGTGCCACCGGCGCCTTTATCGTCATTGATCCCTCGACCAATGATACCGTGGGGGCCGGCATGATCGTCTAA
- the smpB gene encoding SsrA-binding protein SmpB, giving the protein MSIVENKKAFHDYFIEERIEAGLVLEGWEVKAIRAGRVQIKEAYVIVKNGEVWLLGCHISPLSTASTHTKHDPVRTRKLLLHEREIAKLIGKVERAGYALVPLDLHFSKGRIKLEIGLAKGKKQYDKRAAEKEREWNREKQRLMKETR; this is encoded by the coding sequence ATGAGCATCGTCGAAAACAAGAAAGCCTTCCACGATTACTTCATCGAGGAACGCATCGAGGCCGGCCTGGTGCTCGAAGGCTGGGAAGTCAAGGCGATCCGCGCCGGTCGCGTGCAGATCAAAGAGGCCTACGTGATCGTCAAGAACGGCGAAGTCTGGCTGCTCGGTTGCCATATCAGCCCGCTGTCCACGGCCTCGACCCACACCAAGCATGATCCGGTCAGGACGCGCAAGCTCCTGTTGCACGAACGCGAGATCGCCAAGCTGATCGGCAAGGTCGAGCGCGCGGGTTATGCGCTGGTGCCGCTCGACCTGCATTTCAGCAAGGGCCGCATCAAGCTCGAAATCGGGCTCGCCAAAGGCAAGAAACAATACGACAAGCGGGCCGCGGAAAAAGAGCGCGAATGGAATCGGGAAAAACAACGGCTGATGAAGGAAACGCGCTGA
- a CDS encoding type II toxin-antitoxin system RatA family toxin — MAVVEKSVLIMRTPEQMFALVDHVEDYPQFLPWCGGVEVLERTNDKTAARIHIHYRGIRTHFATENSKTPPHLMRLSFREGPFRRLDGSWRFTKLGEQGCKVEFHLNYEFSNKLLEKALGPVFGHIVNTFVDSFVKRAQQIHD, encoded by the coding sequence ATGGCCGTCGTCGAGAAATCCGTTTTGATCATGCGCACGCCCGAACAGATGTTCGCGCTCGTCGATCATGTCGAGGACTATCCGCAATTCCTGCCCTGGTGCGGCGGCGTCGAGGTGCTGGAACGCACGAACGACAAGACTGCGGCGCGCATCCACATCCACTATCGCGGCATCCGCACGCACTTCGCCACCGAAAACAGCAAGACACCGCCGCATTTGATGCGGCTTTCGTTCCGCGAAGGCCCGTTCCGCCGCCTAGACGGCAGCTGGCGCTTCACGAAACTGGGGGAGCAGGGTTGCAAGGTGGAGTTCCACCTGAACTACGAGTTTTCCAACAAACTGCTCGAGAAGGCGCTGGGGCCGGTGTTCGGCCACATCGTCAATACCTTCGTCGATTCTTTCGTCAAACGCGCCCAGCAAATCCATGACTGA